In Hahella sp. HNIBRBA332, the genomic window GAGGCGGCCAATCAGGAGTTGGAGCGCCTGTGGGACGCCACCGATGACCGAGTCATGGCGGTGGACCGGGTCTACCACAAATGGGGCGAATTCGCCCTGCGCCTTGCTCAACAAGACTATCCGCAGGCGGAAAAGGCGCTGAATCAGCTGGACGCCTATTTCCAGCAACATTTCACTCAGTGGAATTTTGTCGTCCCCAGCCCCGCCACGCTCAAAGTCCTTCTCGACGCGCTGTCAGGCAATCCCTTCCCCTTGGCGCAGTGGGCCGCGGCTTATGATACCCAGGCGCCTATCGTCAATTTACAGCGACAAACCATTGAGCTGATGATGTACGCCCGCATCAAGATCTACCAGCAGGCGGACGTACTGGACCTGCTACTGGAGCGCCTCACTCTTATCCAGAAAGCCGGCAACCTGTACTTTTCCATCAACCTGCTGGTGCTCTGCTGCCTCAATGAGCTGGCCCAAGCGCGCCCCAGCAGCGCAAGAGAGTTTCTCAGTCAGGCCGTGAACGCCGCGGCGCCTCTCGGCGTGCGTCGCCCCTTTCGGGAAGAAATCAGTCTATTGCAACCGCTATTAACGGATATGGCGCGACGCGGACACGCGGCGACATTTATCTCAGAACTGACGGCTTATTCACCCTCTCAGGTCCGCCCGCAGCCTGGCCGCAGCAAATCCCCGTTATTGGAAGAGCTCAGTCAACGAGAAACCACTATTCTGAATCACCTGTCCGCAGGGCGCAGCAACGAGGAAATCGCACTCGCGCTGAATATCGCCGCCTCCACGGTAAAGACTCACTTGCGCAACATCTACGCTAAACTGGGGGTGCGGCGCAGAACGCAGGCGCTGGCCATCGCAAGGGAGAACGGCTTAGTGTGATAGGTTGAAGGTGATATTGAAAAAGCGCTGGGATATGGATGGTTTCAGCAGCCTCTTCTGGAAGTCGTCAACCATCGAGCCATACCCTGAGCCTTGCTGAGTGATGGCTGAAGCCAGCTCTCTACCCAGGATTTCCTGTATGTCACGCACTTTGAGTTTCATTCATTCGCCGCTGTTACGACACTATATGTCGTAGCAAAAGGTATCATTTCAGCTCTCTCTGGGAGAGAGTCCCCTTCATTCAATATTCGTCCAACTCACTGAAGATAAAAGGCTTATGCAGTTCAAAGCAATTCTATTCATTGCGGCCTCATCGCTTTGCGCAACGGCGGCGGCGTCCACACTAGCGACGCAAGCCAGCGTTGGCGATCAGACGCTGATCCCGGTCGAATCCGAAGCTCACTTACAGAATGTGGATCTGCCGATATATCACGCCAACACACAGTCGGCGCCGCCACATGATCTGGCCGCGCCAGAACCCGCTTATATCGCGCTTCTGGGGCTGGGAGCGATGGCGCTGCTTTTGCGCCGACGCTCCTCCCACTGACAATCAGCATCAGGCAGCCTGTTTACCGTCATATGGGGTTGTCTGACGCGCTCCTTGTAAAGCTTGCGCCCACCAGACCAGACGATCCAGCATAATGTCCATGGACTTTTGCGCGCGCGCAGGGGCCAACAGCTCTCCGTTCTCGTCAAACTGCTCCCAGGCGCTGACGAAACTGACGGTATCCCTTACTGTCACTGCGTGCAGCTCCGCAAACACCAGACGCAGCTGCTCCACCGCCCGCAGACCACCGGAAATACCGCCATAGGATACAAACGCCACCGGTTTGGCGCGCCATTCGCTGTTCACGGAGTCAATCACGAACTTCAAAGGCGCGGGATAGCCATGATTATATTCCGGCGTCACGACGACGAACGCGTCCGCCTGTCCAATGCGACGGCACAGCGCTTCGACCGCAGGCGGACGCTCACGTTGATGGTACGGAGGCAGCGCCAGTTCCGCCGGGTCAATCATATCCAGATTCAATCCCTGACGATTAAGAATGCGTCCGCCAGCCCAGCGCGCCACTTTGTCGCAGAAGCGCCCTTCCCGAGTGCTGCCATAGATCAACGCCACGTTAATATCATTGCCCATAAATCATTACTCCAAAGAGGTTGTTATCAAGTCTGCGGCAGTGTAAAACCTCAACTTAACTTTAGGTCAAGAGGTATTTTTATGGCGAAGCTCAATGCCTGTAACGCCTACAAAGAACTCAGCGTCGGAGAAGTGGCGAAACGTAGCGGCGTCGCGGTGTCCACCCTGCATTTCTACGAATCCAAAGGATTGCTGAAGAGCCGTCGCAACTCCGGCAATCAGCGTCGTTATCCAAGAGGCGTCCTGCGGAGGGTAGCGATCATCAAGGTGGCGCAGCGCACCGGAGTGCCTTTGTCAGCGATCAGGGACGCCTTGTCCACCCTGCCCGAAGGGCGCGCGCCCAGCGCGGCGGACTGGCGGCGTTTATCAGAACAATGGAAAGAAGTGCTGAATGACCGTATACGCAAACTCATCCAGTTAAGGGATCAACTGGATGAGTGCATCGGTTGCGGCTGTCTTTCGATGGAGGATTGCCCACTGCGCAATCCCTGGGACGAATTGGCGGCGCAAGGCCCTGGGCCGCGCTTATTGGAGCAGGATTAACGCCGGCTAGCGCCAGGGCGGTTAAATCGTTTATGAGTGTTGAAGCTCAGGGACGCTCGTGTAAAAACCAACGGCGGGTTTTCATGAGCGAACGGGCGTGATCACGCAGGAGAACCCCAGCCAGCGCCGTGGTGCAAGGCGCCAGCGCTTCCTGTTCACAGGCCAGCTCAAAGGATTCGAAAATATCCTTTGGCCCCGACTTGGCGTTGAACTGCAGCATGGTTCCGTAATGGGCCACCAGCTCTGCGCCGTACTTGTCATGCCAATGTCGCAACATGGCGATACAGGCTTCCGACCCCACATTCTCGGCGCCGTACCAATGCATATACGCGAGCGCTTCCCAAGGTTTTGTGGTCGGCAACAGCATTAACGCCTGCGCCTGCCCCTGGGGCTCGTACCAGTCGATATGGTCGCAGTACTCCGGCTCCAGCACGTCGCCAGCGCCGGAGTATTGTATTTCCCATTCCAACATCCAGCGCTCGAATTCAAAGTAGCTATTGATCCGCTTCTCGGCGATCAATTTATTGATTTCATCCAGAGAGGGAACTTTGCCAAAACGCTCTTTGGTATGACCGATGCTGTACTCGAAGTTCTCCTCCAGATCTTCGGAGTACAGGCGATTATGGGCCGCCAGGACCGCCTGAATATCAGCCATCTCCGCGCCGGCGCAGATCGCCTGCGGCGAGAGATCCCGATCCGCTCCCGACGGCTCCCACCCATAAGGACGGCGCATAAACGCATCCTCGTTGAGCACCGCCTCGCGCCAGCTGCCGGCATCATTCAACCAGCATG contains:
- the soxR gene encoding redox-sensitive transcriptional activator SoxR, producing MAKLNACNAYKELSVGEVAKRSGVAVSTLHFYESKGLLKSRRNSGNQRRYPRGVLRRVAIIKVAQRTGVPLSAIRDALSTLPEGRAPSAADWRRLSEQWKEVLNDRIRKLIQLRDQLDECIGCGCLSMEDCPLRNPWDELAAQGPGPRLLEQD
- a CDS encoding PEP-CTERM sorting domain-containing protein, which produces MQFKAILFIAASSLCATAAASTLATQASVGDQTLIPVESEAHLQNVDLPIYHANTQSAPPHDLAAPEPAYIALLGLGAMALLLRRRSSH
- a CDS encoding DUF4253 domain-containing protein is translated as MLETEDQLCEILSGIGYDEHEVVMMDVPGVARKAFAVEITAGEAMDLWAEFRSISEQTGMWPVLHACWLNDAGSWREAVLNEDAFMRRPYGWEPSGADRDLSPQAICAGAEMADIQAVLAAHNRLYSEDLEENFEYSIGHTKERFGKVPSLDEINKLIAEKRINSYFEFERWMLEWEIQYSGAGDVLEPEYCDHIDWYEPQGQAQALMLLPTTKPWEALAYMHWYGAENVGSEACIAMLRHWHDKYGAELVAHYGTMLQFNAKSGPKDIFESFELACEQEALAPCTTALAGVLLRDHARSLMKTRRWFLHERP
- a CDS encoding NADPH-dependent FMN reductase — protein: MGNDINVALIYGSTREGRFCDKVARWAGGRILNRQGLNLDMIDPAELALPPYHQRERPPAVEALCRRIGQADAFVVVTPEYNHGYPAPLKFVIDSVNSEWRAKPVAFVSYGGISGGLRAVEQLRLVFAELHAVTVRDTVSFVSAWEQFDENGELLAPARAQKSMDIMLDRLVWWAQALQGARQTTPYDGKQAA